The Echinicola jeungdonensis genome segment TTTTCGAGGGCTTTGATCCCACAGTCCAGGGAGACAATCAGTTTAAAGTCGTTTTCAGCGGCATAACGGACCCCCTTTTCAGAAATCCCGTAACCTTCCTGATATCGATCGGGAATATAAAAATCAACATGGGGATAAAATTCATGCAAATATCCATAAAAAAGGGCCACGGAAGTGGTTCCATCCACATCATAATCACCGTAGATCAGGATCTTTTCATTTTGGTTTACAGCCTGGACCAAGCGATCCACTGCAATATCCATATCTTTCATCAAAAAAGGCGGATGGATTTTATCCAGATCTGGCCTGAAATACTCTTTGGCTTGTTGAAAATCATCCACGCCTCTGTTCACCAGCAAATTGGCCAATGTTGGGTTTACATTAATCTCACTGCTAAGGGATTGTACTGTTATTGGATCTGCTTTACTTTTTATTTCCCACCTAAACTCCATGCGGTCTAAATTACTAAACTATAATGCTTCTATATCAAAAAAATGTGCAATAATTTGATCCAGTTTGAATCCTCCTTAGGTAAACCACGGATTATCAAATAGATGAAAAGAAAAATGGATATTTCGGAAGAACAACCTGGAAAAAGGTTTTGGGGCAAATTAGTTTAGAAGTATGCGAAATTTATTATTGGGGAGTTCACCCTTTCTTACTCCACCACCTGATCCATCACCTCATGTAACTTTACCCTTTTACCATCTTTATAAGGAACAATCCAGGCGGTGCTGATGCCAATTTTTCGCATCAATTTCTTAAAAGTATTGGCCTCTTCATAGTCCCGGTAATATCCAATCAGCATCTTCTGCATATTATCATTCTTCTCTACCTCCATGGCAAAATCTGATGGAATTTCCTTTTCATATTCCTTTTGGGTCAGGGCACCAATTTGCACCCTAAAGACCACCCCATGATTCCATTCCTCTTCATGAAGCTCTTCATGGGCTTTTTCCATCATCACACTGGTATAGTCCTCCTCCAATTGATCATACTTTTCCTGTAAGGTTTGCATGGCCATTTTTTGATTGGCCATCATTTCCTCCACAGCCTTCAATTTCAGAGCTTTTGCTTTCAGAGAATCTATCTGTTGTTCCTGTCCTTTTAATTGCTCTTTGAGGGCTTTGAGATCTTCTGGGTCCATTTTTCGGATTTCTTTTTTAAGGGCTTTTTTTTCATCCCTGGATAGTTGCGCGAAAGCGGAAGTAGTCCCCACCAATACCAAACAAAGGTAAAAGCAACTCAAGAAAAGGTATCTTAAAACCATATTTCCTATTATGATTTAGCTATAAATAAAAAAAGAAGAAGCATTATGTACGTAAAGTACAAAATACACTTCTTCTTTTAAAATTTGGATAAAGTAAAGTTAAAATATCGGTCTTTTTAGATTTAAAATGACCGGAATTTTACTTCAAACCTCCAATCATATCTTCTGGTTTTACCCATTCGTCAAATTGCTCATCAGTAAGGTAACCCAAATCCAAGGCTGCCTCTCTCAAGCTGGTTCCTTCTTTATGGGCTTTTTTAGCAATGGCAGCCGCCTTTTCATAACCGATATGGGTATTGAGGGCAGTTACCAACATCAATGAGTTTTCCAGGTGCTTCTGGATAAATGGCGTATTTGGCTCAATACCAATAACACAATTGTCATGGAAAGACACACAGGCATCTCCGATAAGACGGGCAGAAGTCAACAAGTTGTGCACCAACATAGGCTTGAACACATTCAGTTCAAAATGGCCATTGGAGCCACCCACTGAAACTGCCGTATCATTACCAATTACCTGGGCACAAACCATGGTCATGGCTTCAGCCTGGGTTGGGTTTACTTTCCCTGGCATGATAGAAGAACCGGGCTCATTCTCAGGAATCAATATTTCACCGATTCCTGAACGGGGGCCGGAAGAAAGCATCCTGATATCATTGGCAATTTTCATCAAGCTAACCGCCAATTGCTTCAAAGCACCATGGGTTTCAACAATCGCATCATGAGCCGCCAAGGCTTCAAATTTATTAGGAGCAGTAACAAATGGTTGGCCAGAAAATTCAGCAATCTTTTTGGCCACCAACTCCGCATAACCTTTAGGGGTATTCAAGCCTGTACCTACTGCAGTTCCTCCCAAGGCCAATTCAGAAAGGTGGGCCAGGGTATTTTTCAAAGCTCTAAGGCCATGATCCAACTGCGCCACATAACCTGAAAATTCCTGTCCCAAAGTCAATGGCGTTGCATCCATAAAGTGGGTACGTCCGATTTTCACCACATCCATAAATTTATCGGACTTGGCCTTCAGCGTATCCCTTAGTTTTTGAACCCCAGGGATGGTGGTTTCCACAACCATTTTGTAGGCCGCAATGTGCATGGCAGTTGGGAAAGTATCATTGGATGATTGTGATTTGTTCACATCATCATTGGGGTGGATTTTTTTCTGTTCATCTTCCAGGCTACCACCTAAAAGCACATGCCCACGGTAAGCAATCACCTCATTGGCATTCATATTGGATTGGGTACCGGAACCGGTTTGCCAGATCACCAATGGAAACTGGTCATCCAATTGGCCTTCAAGGATCTCATCACAAACTTTGGCAATGGTATCTGCTTTGTCCTGAGGCAACACGCCCAACTCTGCATTGGTCAAAGCAGCAGATTTTTTCAGGATAGCAAAGGCATGGGTAATTTCAAGAGGCATCCGGTTGCGTTCACCTCCGATTTTAAAGTTATTGATGGATCTTTGGGTTTGGGCTCCCCAGTATTTGTCCGCAGGGACTTCCACAGGGCCCATGGTGTCTTTTTCTACTCTGTATTTCATTGGTATGTTATGGTTTTTATATTATTCGTTAAAAATCAAAGGCCAAAAAGCCGGCTTCTGCACTACACAAAGCAGGAGGGGTTTTTAAAGGCGTTGCTAAATTACTACCTGAGGGTTAAAAACCATAAATGAAGCTTGAATTTGTCCCCAAAATCATTTGTTTTTTTGGAGGCTAAGCATTTCATGGAAAATTTCCTGGGACTGTTTGACCTTTCTTTTGAAATGGATCCAAGCAAAAATGATATTTCCAACACCCACCGTAATGGTGATCAGGGCAAACCAAGGCTCGGAAGCTGCAAAAAAGAAAAAGATCCCCATGGCCAATGTTACTACAGACCAAAAGATCAAAAAGAAAATGGACCCAGAAAAAAGGGTGAAATCCAAAAAGATGATGCAACCTGAGGGCGTCGACTCTACTTTTCCCTTAATTAAAGGCAAAAAACTATCTGCCTTGTTGATGAGTAGGGAAAGCCGAAAACTATCCTTTTCCACCCTGCCATTAAATAAAGGTTGATGCACAGCCTGTTCCCCACGATAGGTTAGGTAATCCACTTTTTGGGTTACCGATTTCAATCGCATAATCACTTCCTCTAAGCTCATGGAGGAAACCAATACTTCACTATAGCGGGGCAAGTAGTGCATCTTCAAGTCCTGCCTCCTCAGGCTATTTTAGGATTTGTAAGCGATGCAGGAGATTTCCACATTTACATTTTTGGGCAATTTGCTTACTTCCACCGTTTCACGGGCTGGGGGATTGTTATTGAAATATTGCCCATAGGCATCATTGATGGTGGTAAATTCATCCATGCTTTTAATAAAAATAGAACATTTTACCACATCTCCAAAATTATAACCTGCTGCATTGAGGATGGCATCAATATTTTTCATTACGGCATGTGTTTCCTCAGTAATGTTTTCATTGACAAGCTCTCCAGTCTCTGCATCCAAAGCAATTTGCCCAGAAACAAAAAGAGTATTTTCTACTTTTACCGCTTGGCTATAGGGGCCGATGGGAGCAGGGGCTTCCTTAGAATAAATAATTTCTTTTGCCATATTGATTCAATTTTTGACCAATTTAGGGAATTCCTTTGAAAATGGATACCAGGAATTAAGTACTAGGCACAAGAACTGAAAATAATAATATGTGGTATTTGGCACCCTCCGAAAATTAATTCAAAATCTTGGGTATTTATTGAGTCAGAGATTAAACTTTTATAGTCCCGCGGCACAGTTGGCGGGACAACCAGGCAAAGCCAGTGGAACAACCGGTATCGTATTCCGATGAAAACGGAAGTCTTAAGGATTACCCCACCCTACCAATACTCAAATCTAATACTGCCCAAATAAAAAAACGCAGATGAAACTACCCTTCATCTGCGTTTTTAAATATTGATAATCCAAAAGCTATTAGGCTTCTGTTTTTCCTTTTGTCAGCAATTCTTTAGTCAACTTGTTCAAAGCTTCCACTTTATATTGGAAATCATCCTTCAAAGTATCACGGTATTGATTGATATTTTTTACCATATCATCAATATCATCCGGAATAATTTCCTCCAGTAATTGCCTTAATCTTTTGGCAATCGTAGGGGATTTTCCATTGGTGCTGATGGCAATTTTCACATTGCCCTTGGTCACGATACCTCCCAAATAGAAGTCGCAAAGATCTGGTGTATCAGCCACATTGACTAGCAAATACCGTTCTTTGGCGTCCAGATGGATTTGCTTATTGACTTCTTTATCATCGGTGGCAGCTATGACAATGTGTTTTCCAGCAAGGTATTTTTCGTGATAATCATCCTCAATAATGGTGATGTGCTTGCTTTGGGCTGCCATTTCTCTGACCTCTGGGGAAATCCAATTGGCCACAATAGTTACATGCGCATTGGGGCTGGACTTGAGGAGGAAAGTTAATTTTTCCAAACCAACATTCCCTGCACCTACCAATAAAGTATTGAGCTTTGCAACCTTTAAGAATACGGGATATAATTCATTCATGGCTAATTCATTGGATTAAATGGGAAATGGGTCAGCATTCCCTTTCTAAGGGAAATTGTTTTCCTTTAGAGGGAATTGATCACTTCTTGGTATAAAGCGGCCATTTTGAGGCTTTCCCGGACCACTTCTCCTACAATGATAACAGCTGGGGCACCTATTCCGGTTTCCTTAACCTTTTGTTCAATATCATGAATGGTCCCAGCCACCACCTTTTCCTGGGGAGTGGTTCCGTTTTGGATCAGGGCAATGGGGCATTCTTTTTTGCCGGCATTTGAATAAGCTTGGACAATTTCAGAAAGCTTCCTAGTGCCCATAAGGATCACCACAGTTGCGGTGGACTGTGAAGCTATTTGGATATCCCTGGACAATTGCCCAGAAGAAGTGGTTCCTGTTATTACCCAAAAGCTTTCAGAAATCCCTCTTTTGGTAACCGGAATCCCCTGTGAAGCAGGCACGGCCACGCTGGAAGTAATACCAGGGATGACCTCGGTTTCAATACCATATTGCTTTACATGGTCAATTTCCTCTGCTCCCCTTCCAAAAACAAAGGGATCGCCACCTTTGAGCCTGACCACATGCCCATATTTAAGGGCATAGTGGACGATCAGGCTATTGGTGTCTTCTTGAGGGTTATTTTTACTGCCATGCCTCTTGCCCACAAAGACCTTGAGGGCATTTTTTGTGGCATGCTTCAATAAAGATTTATCAACTAAGGCATCATAAAGTATCACATCCGCTTTGCCAAGGGCCAAAATCCCTTTTAGGGTGATCAATTCTGGATCACCAGGGCCGGCACCTACCAGCGTTAATTTCGGCGTGATGCTTGTTGTCATGCTTGTACCTCCTTGGCTCGGTAATCGCTGATGGCATGATATACCTTTTCAGCTTTTTCATAGTAAGCTTTGGCAAAATCTTCGGTTGGTTCATTGTTTTTGATTTCATAAACAATGTCAGCAAAGCTGCTGCCCAAATCCATTTTACCCGCTTCTATAAATATTTCATCAAACTTCTCTACAATGTTAGCGTAGGAATTGGCTGATTTTCCTTCAGAAACCAAAATGGCTTTCGCAGAATTGATCAACGCGGCATAGGTATGGTAAATACCATTGGACCATTTTTGCGCTTTAAGGTTGTCCTCAGCATCGGCCAGTTTTTCCCTGGATTCCAAAAGCAAGGTAGAAACCAAATCAATCACTACACCGGCACATTCACCTACTCCCACCGCTTTGACATAAGGACGGTCATTGCCCCAATCAATAAAGTCGGATTCTACTACATCGTCTGTACTGGTCAAAGGCTTAAGATTTTCATAGAAATACATCTGGCCTTGACGGTCATAGTAGTCCACAAAGCTTTCCCCTTTTTCAGCATTTTTCTCAAAATCATCCAAAATGATTCTTAGTGCTTGAGGAGCTCTTTTACTTGGGATCTTGATCACTTTGTCTGCAAACCTTCCTTGGCCGTCACCTATAGTTCCTCCACCCAACAATACCTGAAGGGCAGGAATCACGGATTTGCCCACCTTGATGGACATGCCCTGGAAGCCAATAGAAGCCATATTGTGCTGACCACAGGCGTTCATACACCCTGACAATTTGATGGTCAGGTCCTTATTGGACAAATATTGTGGATATTCCTTGAATATAATTTCTTCCAATACACGGGCAGCACCGGTACTACTGGCAATTCCAAGATTACAAGTATCAGTACCTGGACAAGCAGTAAGGTCTCCAAAAGTATTGTAACCATAGGCGACCATGTCCAGTTTTTCAAGTTCTTTATAAAGTACAGGCACCAATTCTTCCTTCACATCCCTGATCAGGATATTTTGGCGCAGGTTAAGCCTGATTTCATTATTGGCATATTTATTAATCAAATAAACCAATTGTCTAGCTTTATCAGTGTAGAAGTCGCCCAAGTGCACCTTGATACCAATGGCCACATAGCCTTTTTGCTTTTGTGGAATTACATTGGTTTCCAACCATCTTTCATAAGCCGGTCCTTCTGGAGTTTCCACCGCTGGAATTTCGGGATTAGGAAGGGTTTGATTGGCTTCATAGTCTTTATGGTCGATTGGATAGGATTTGTAGGGAACAGCCTTTTGTTCTTCTTCCACCAATTTTAGGAAAGCTTCCAATCCAATATCCTTGATCAGGAACTTCATCCTGGCTTTCATCCTCTTGGCACGCTCACCATGTCGGTCAAAAATCCTAACCACACCTTCTATGAAAGGAATGATTTTATCTGTTTCAAGGAATTCATAGACCACATCTGCATGGCGAGGTTGAGAACCAAGTCCTCCACCCAAAAGCACTTTAAACCCTCTCACTTCCTTTCCATCAACTTCTTTGATTTTAGGAATGAAGCCCAGGTCATGAAGGTAAGTCAGGCCGGTATCTTCTTCACTGGAAGAAAAGGCAATTTTAAACTTCCTTCCCATTTCCTGGCAGATTGGATTCCTAAGCATATGCTTAAAGGTAGCATCCGCATAAGGAGTCACATCAAAAGGTTCGTTGGGGTCGATGCCTGCCATTTCAGAGGCAGTGACATTCCTTACAGTATTACCACAAGCCTCCCGAAGGGTGACTTCATCCTGTTCCAGCTCTGACCAAAGCTCTGGAGTTCGGTCCAAGCTTACATAGTGGATCTGGATGTCCTGACGAGTGGTGATGTGCAATCTTCCTGTGGAATACTTATCGGAAACTTCGCAAATCCGCTTCAATTGCTCCCCGGAAACCCTTCCGTAGGGCAATTTGATTCGGATCATCTGTACCCCTTGCTGACGCTGGCCATAAATACCTCTGGCCAGACGCAGACTTCTAAATTTTTCTTCATCAATTTTACCGTCCCTGAAAAGTGAAATTTTCTTTTCAAGTTCGATTATATCTTTTTCCACTACGGGATTTTCTATCTCTGATCTAAAGCTTTGCATAGCGGTCTTTTGATTTTTTTGTGATTAGGTCAAAGGCCAATTTCATCATTACCCAGCTCATTGTCAAACAATTCTGGATTTAGCCTTTTCCATTTATTGAATGAAACCTACACTTGTCGTGTCAAAGGAACCTTCATCGATTAAGATAAAACTTCCATTTGATTTATTGACATTGTAAGGATCAAAGTGAATCGGTTTGCTCAACCTGAAATTCACTTTTCCGATATCATTAAGTTTGAGTTGGTCAGCAGGTTCCTGACCTGAGAAATCGGTATGAATTAAACCTTCAATGCTGTCCACTTTGGCCAAAACCTGGTTGACACCATGTTGAAGGATATATTTTGCTCCGATTTGCAAAGGCTTACTGTTCACCTGGCAAACGGTGGCAGATAATTGTTTTTCAGATTTTGGCAGTTCATTGGATTTCACCAACATGTCCCCACGGCTTACATTAACCTCATCCTCAAGGGTGATGGTAATGGAGCTTTCAGGAACGGCTTCATCATACTCTTGGTCAAAGAAATGAATGGCTTTCACTTTGCTTTGGGTTAGAGAAGGCAATACGGTCACCTCATCCCCAACAGCAAGATTCGCCCCGTACAACTTTCCAGCAAAACCCCGGAAATCGTGATGGGTATCCGTCTTTGGACGTACCACATATTGGACTGAAAAACGGGCGGCACTGTGGCCTTCCAAATCATCAATCTCCAATCCTTCCAGGTAATCCAACAAGCTAGGACCTTTGTACCATGACATTTTATCTGATCCCCCGGCGATATTGTCACCATGAAGGGCACTTACTGGAATAAAGGTCACCTGATCTTCAGTATAACTGCTTTTTGCAATCAGGTCTTCAAAGTCTTTTTTTATTTCATCAAAAACCTCCTGCTCATAGTCCACCAAGTCCATCTTATTGATGGCCACAATAACATGTCCCACTCTCAAAAGGTTGTTGATAAAGAAGTGACGGTAAGTCTGTTCGATCACTCCTTTTCTGGCATCGATCAAAATAATAGCAACCTTGGAAGTAGAAGCTCCCGTAACCATGTTCCGGGTATATTCTACGTGACCAGGGGTGTCGGCAATGATATAATTGGTTTTGTCGGTATTGAAATAAATATGGGCCACATCAATGGTAATACCCTGCTCTCTTTCTGCAACCAATCCATCTGTAGCTAAAGAAAAATCCAAATAATCAAATCCCTTTTGTTTACTGTTCCGCTCAATGGCTTCCAGTTTATCAGTGGTCAGTGATTTGGTATCATACAATAGCCTTCCGATGAGGGTACTTTTTCCATCATCCACACTTCCTGCAGTAGCTATATTGACAAGTTTTCTATTTTCAGTGCTCATTTTTTTCTTTTTTAAAGAATCGTGAAGTTTTGTTTTGTGCCTGGAATCGGTTTTTCTCGGTTTTAATTAGACCTAGAAATAACCTACTTTCTTCCTGTTTTCCATGGCTGCTTCGGAGCGTTTATCATCGATCCTGGCTCCTCTTTCAGAGATGGTGCTTTCCCTGATTTCATCCACCACCTCTTCCAAAGTCTCCGCATTGGAAAGCACGGCTGCTGTACAGGTCATGTCACCCACAGTTCTAAATCTTACCATTCTTTCTTCCACTTCTTCATGGTCTTCACGGTACACATGTTCAGAAGCTGACCAGATCAATCCATCACGCACAAAAGTTTCCCTTTTGTGGGCAAAATAAATGGAAGGAATTTTAATATTTTCAGTTTTGATATATTCCCAAACATCTAGTTCAGTCCAGTTTGAAATGGGGAATGCCCTAACATTCTGTCCTTGGCCGATTCTCCCGTTCAGCATGTCGAACAGCTCAGGACGTTGGTTTTTTTCATCCCATTGTCCAAAATCATCCCTTACGGAAAATACTCTTTCTTTTGCACGGGCTTTTTCCTCATCCCTTCTTGCCCCGCCAATGCAGGCATCAAACTTAAATTCTTCAATGGCATCCAACAAGGTGGTGGTCTGAAGGGAGTTTCTGCTGGAATAGCGTCCTTTCTCCTCAGTCACTTTTCCTTGATCGATGGCATCCTGTACATTCCGGACGATCAATTCAAGCCCAAGTTCTTCTACCAATTGATCCCTGAATTCAATGGTCTCAGGGAAATTATGTCCAGTATCCACATGCAAAAGTGGAAAAGGTATCCTAGCAGGATAAAAAGCTTTCTGAGCCAACCTTACCAAAGTAATGGAGTCTTTTCCTCCGGAAAATAACAATACAGGTCTTTCAAATTGCGCCGCAACTTCTCTAATGATCTGAATGGACTCAGCTTCTTTCGGATTTGGAACAAATATATTATTCATGCTAAACATCTATTTTGTATGTAAACCACATTCTTTTTTTGAATTTTCCCACCACCAACGGCCGGCCCGGGGATCTTCCCCTGGTTCAATCGCACGGGTACATGGAGCACAGCCAATGCTTACAAACCCTTTGTCATGCAAGGGATTGTAAGGGATTTTGTTGTCCTGAATATATTGAAGCATGTCATCCATACTCCAGTCCAACAATGGATTATATTTTAAAATTTGGTTGCCTTCATCCCACTCGATCTTTCGCATGGAACTCCGGTTATTGCTTTGCTCTGATCTCAATCCAGTGATCCAAATCGTATTCCCTTCCAATGCCCGCTTCAAAGGTTCCACCTTGCGGACATAGCAACAATTTTTTCTGTTTTCAGGAGACAAATACATACCGTTGATGCCCATGTCATTGACCAGCTCCTCAACGGATTCAGATTTGGGGAAATAAGTTTTGATTTTAACCTTGTACTTAGCTTCTGTCCTGGAAAGCAAGTCATAGGTTTCATAAAACAATCTTCCAGTGTCCAAAGTAAATATGTTGACAGGAAGCTTGTTTTTGGCAATGATCTCTGTAATCACCTGATCCTCCTGTCCCAAAGAGGTAGAAAACACCACTTTTCCTGGATACAATTCGCAAAGCTGCGAAATTGCCTCAACAATAGAAAGCTTTTCTACCCGAACAGATAAATCATCTATAAGTTCCTTATTCATCTCTTTTTTAGTTTTGTGCGGCTTTTTCCCAAACACGTTCGTGAAGGTAATAAAGGACCATTTTACTGACAACCTCAATAGATCCAATGGATAGGGCCATATCGACCTGGCCGGTCACCCAATAAGAAATCACCATGGTATCTATGGTTCCCACCAACCTCCAGGATATGGACTTGATCACGCTCTTGGCGTTGCTATCCCTTCCTTCATTATCTGCAAATATTCTTCGAAGAGGCTGATCAAAAATCATAGACTTCCCTAATTAGTTGAACCACAAAAGTATATAAAACCTATAAAAAAAGTAGGGTTTATAGGAAAATTTTTTTTAATCCTTATCCAAAATATCTGCCAAGGTCTTGTTTTCCAGTATATTAAGTGTTTCATCTCTCACCTGGATCATTACCTTATTCAAACCGCAAACATCTTGGTCCCTACATTCTTCACAAGGCTCGTAGTAGTTCAAACTCACACATGGCAATAATGCAATTGGCCCGTCGAGTAAACGGATTACCCTGGAAAGTGGAATTTCATGGGGTTCTTTAATAAGATAATAACCTCCCCCTTTTCCTTTTTTACTTCCCAATAGACCCGCCTTTTTCAATTCCAAAAGGATATTTTCTAAGAATTTATGAGAAATGCCGTATTCGGCAGCAATATCCTGAATCAGAACCGAACCGTCCTCCTGGTGTTTTCCCAGGTAGGTCAACGCATGAAACGCATATTTTGTTTTCTTGGATAGCATCCTACAAAAATAGGAGTTTTAAGGAATTCATCCCATCAAGTACCATTAATTTCAATTTATCTACATATAATACCATGATAACCTCTAAAGTTCCCTTGTACTATCCTAATTATAATTAGGCATGGAGCACTCTTTCCTGGGCCTACTTTCCCTAAACCCAATACTAACTTAGTTAAAGCGAAAATCCCCACCATAATGGGCGGGGATTTTCAAAAATTAGCACCAAAAGGAAACTAGATCATATCCACGCTTCTTTTAACAAATTCTGTAAGGTCTTTGCCTGACAGCATTCCCTGAGACAACATGGCCAAATCAAAAGCCTGTTTGGCCAACCTGGTCTGGTCTTCTTTATTCTCTGCTTTGAGGATTTTGTCCACGACTTTATGGTTACCATTGATGGCTACCTTATAGCTATCTGGCATAGCCCCATAGAAGCCCATGCCACCTCCACCGGTTTGGGCCATGTCTTTCATCCTTCTCATAAATTCTTCCATGGTTATGGTCACCGGCAATTCTTCTGGACTCAAGCCTTCCACTTCAACAGAAAAGTTTTGGTTGTCAATAGCTTTTTCGAAGATTTCTTTCACCTGCTTGGTCTGATCTTCTGTCAGAACGTTTTCTGGTCCTTCGTCTTTCTTGATCAATTTATCTGCCACATCAGCATCCACACGCTTTAATGAGGTTTTTTCCAGCTTTTGCTCAAGGTGATTGATGAAATGGCTATCAATTGGAGAATCCATCACCAATACATCATAATCCTTTTTATTTGCCGACTGGATAAAGGCATCTTGTTTGGCAGCATCTGTACTGTATAGGAAAATAGTCTGGCCATCTTTATCGGTTTGGTTGGCTTTTACTTTTTCCTGGTATTCATCCAAAGTAAAAAATTCCCCGGCGGTATTTTTCAGCAGTGCAAAATCCTTTCCTTTTTCGTAGAATTTTTCCTCACTGATCATACCATACTTCACAAACAGCCCTACATCATTCCACTTTTCTTCAAAACCCTTTCGGTCCTTTTTGTAAAGTTCACCTAATTTGTCAGCCACCTTTTTGGTAATGTAATTGTTGATCTTCTTTACATTACTATCTGACTGAAGGAAACTCCTGGACACATTCAATGGAATATCAGGGGAATCAATTACCCCATGCAGCAACATCAAAAATTCAGGGACGATATCTTTCACTTCATCAGTGATAAATACCTGTCTTGAAAACAATTTGATTTTGTTGCGCTGCAACTCAAATTCATTTTTGACTTTGGGGAAATAGAGTACACCGGTAAGGTTAAACGGATAATCCACGTTCAAATGGATCCAGAAAAGTGGATCCTCGCTCATAGGATACAGCTCTTTATAAAAATTGAGGTAATCCTCGTCTTTCAGTTCATTTGGGGATTTAGTCCATAAAGGCTCGGTGGTGTTAATAATATTGTCCACCTCCACAGATTTATATTTTGGCTTACCTTCATCGTCCTTGCCATCTTCCACACTCTCGGTTTTGGTTTCAAACTTGATGGGAACTGGCAGGAACTTGCAATATTTATCTAGAATCTGCTGAATTTTCCATTTGTCCAAAAATTCTTCAGAATCTTCATTGATATGAAGGGTGATTTCTGTGCCTCTTTCCTTCCTGTCTCCAGGACCTATTTCAAATTCAGTACTTCCATCACATGTCCATTTGGCAGGCTCAGCCCCTTCCTGATAGCTCAGGGTCTGGATATCCACCCTATGAGCCACCATAAAGGCAGAATAGAAGCCCAATCCGAACTTACCTATGATTTCATTGGCATCTTTTGCATCTTTAAATTTCTCCACAAATTCGGTCGCCCCAGAGAATGCAATCTGGTTAATGTATTTTTTGACCTCTTCTGCAGTCATCCCGATTCCTTTATCGGTAACGGTGATGGTTTTCTTGTCCTTGTCAAAACTTACTTCAACTGTCAAATCCCCCAAATCACCAGAGTATTGCCCCAATGTAGCCAAACGCTTAACTTTTTGCGTTGCATCCACCGCATTGGAAACTAACTCACGAAGGAAGATTTCGTTATCTGAATACAAAAACTTCTTAATGATCGGGAAAATATTCTCGGTATGAATCGAGATGGTACCTTTCTCCTGCATAACTATTTTCGTTTTATATTTATTTTCAATGGAATAATTCCTTCA includes the following:
- the cobA gene encoding uroporphyrinogen-III C-methyltransferase, which gives rise to MTTSITPKLTLVGAGPGDPELITLKGILALGKADVILYDALVDKSLLKHATKNALKVFVGKRHGSKNNPQEDTNSLIVHYALKYGHVVRLKGGDPFVFGRGAEEIDHVKQYGIETEVIPGITSSVAVPASQGIPVTKRGISESFWVITGTTSSGQLSRDIQIASQSTATVVILMGTRKLSEIVQAYSNAGKKECPIALIQNGTTPQEKVVAGTIHDIEQKVKETGIGAPAVIIVGEVVRESLKMAALYQEVINSL
- a CDS encoding nitrite reductase, which codes for MQSFRSEIENPVVEKDIIELEKKISLFRDGKIDEEKFRSLRLARGIYGQRQQGVQMIRIKLPYGRVSGEQLKRICEVSDKYSTGRLHITTRQDIQIHYVSLDRTPELWSELEQDEVTLREACGNTVRNVTASEMAGIDPNEPFDVTPYADATFKHMLRNPICQEMGRKFKIAFSSSEEDTGLTYLHDLGFIPKIKEVDGKEVRGFKVLLGGGLGSQPRHADVVYEFLETDKIIPFIEGVVRIFDRHGERAKRMKARMKFLIKDIGLEAFLKLVEEEQKAVPYKSYPIDHKDYEANQTLPNPEIPAVETPEGPAYERWLETNVIPQKQKGYVAIGIKVHLGDFYTDKARQLVYLINKYANNEIRLNLRQNILIRDVKEELVPVLYKELEKLDMVAYGYNTFGDLTACPGTDTCNLGIASSTGAARVLEEIIFKEYPQYLSNKDLTIKLSGCMNACGQHNMASIGFQGMSIKVGKSVIPALQVLLGGGTIGDGQGRFADKVIKIPSKRAPQALRIILDDFEKNAEKGESFVDYYDRQGQMYFYENLKPLTSTDDVVESDFIDWGNDRPYVKAVGVGECAGVVIDLVSTLLLESREKLADAEDNLKAQKWSNGIYHTYAALINSAKAILVSEGKSANSYANIVEKFDEIFIEAGKMDLGSSFADIVYEIKNNEPTEDFAKAYYEKAEKVYHAISDYRAKEVQA
- a CDS encoding precorrin-2 dehydrogenase/sirohydrochlorin ferrochelatase family protein produces the protein MNELYPVFLKVAKLNTLLVGAGNVGLEKLTFLLKSSPNAHVTIVANWISPEVREMAAQSKHITIIEDDYHEKYLAGKHIVIAATDDKEVNKQIHLDAKERYLLVNVADTPDLCDFYLGGIVTKGNVKIAISTNGKSPTIAKRLRQLLEEIIPDDIDDMVKNINQYRDTLKDDFQYKVEALNKLTKELLTKGKTEA
- the fumC gene encoding class II fumarate hydratase gives rise to the protein MKYRVEKDTMGPVEVPADKYWGAQTQRSINNFKIGGERNRMPLEITHAFAILKKSAALTNAELGVLPQDKADTIAKVCDEILEGQLDDQFPLVIWQTGSGTQSNMNANEVIAYRGHVLLGGSLEDEQKKIHPNDDVNKSQSSNDTFPTAMHIAAYKMVVETTIPGVQKLRDTLKAKSDKFMDVVKIGRTHFMDATPLTLGQEFSGYVAQLDHGLRALKNTLAHLSELALGGTAVGTGLNTPKGYAELVAKKIAEFSGQPFVTAPNKFEALAAHDAIVETHGALKQLAVSLMKIANDIRMLSSGPRSGIGEILIPENEPGSSIMPGKVNPTQAEAMTMVCAQVIGNDTAVSVGGSNGHFELNVFKPMLVHNLLTSARLIGDACVSFHDNCVIGIEPNTPFIQKHLENSLMLVTALNTHIGYEKAAAIAKKAHKEGTSLREAALDLGYLTDEQFDEWVKPEDMIGGLK
- a CDS encoding SPOR domain-containing protein, with the protein product MSCFYLCLVLVGTTSAFAQLSRDEKKALKKEIRKMDPEDLKALKEQLKGQEQQIDSLKAKALKLKAVEEMMANQKMAMQTLQEKYDQLEEDYTSVMMEKAHEELHEEEWNHGVVFRVQIGALTQKEYEKEIPSDFAMEVEKNDNMQKMLIGYYRDYEEANTFKKLMRKIGISTAWIVPYKDGKRVKLHEVMDQVVE
- a CDS encoding RidA family protein, with the protein product MAKEIIYSKEAPAPIGPYSQAVKVENTLFVSGQIALDAETGELVNENITEETHAVMKNIDAILNAAGYNFGDVVKCSIFIKSMDEFTTINDAYGQYFNNNPPARETVEVSKLPKNVNVEISCIAYKS